In Porites lutea chromosome 7, jaPorLute2.1, whole genome shotgun sequence, a single window of DNA contains:
- the LOC140944646 gene encoding somatostatin receptor type 4-like, translated as MALSEKNCSWDDPLSATVESEMTLTKVLRLSLEVLISLFGVVGNILVVIVISHLGKKKRPGDYYLQNLAIADLGTLMMTSPLLIIRLEMPLNWPFGEIACLYLYPVAEIFYGSSVWCIAVIAIERYRKISPVEIYRRNRTPIKIAKRIAALVWVISFLTLCFPLYFVVDYQALSNRSQFCGPIRWTHFLETVYIICLILLTYVIPLAIMSFTYIEISRVLRQSINMTRPLKQAHHLAKLQSDKRNYQVNLNSVRLRQNIRAKKILSPLVVIFAVTMLPLNVFRLTMVFWPGFSGQEYFAHLLHAVVVSTIINSAANPVIYSVVSRNFGKRMLNHVLCRNCSFA; from the coding sequence ATGGCTCTCTCTGAAAAAAACTGTTCATGGGATGATCCACTTAGCGCAACTGTAGAATCTGAGATGACATTAACAAAAGTCTTAAGACTGAGCCTTGAGGTTCTTATTAGCTTGTTCGGAGTCGTTGGCAACATTTTGGTAGTCATTGTGATAAGTCatcttggaaagaaaaaaagaccagGGGACTACTATTTGCAAAATTTAGCCATAGCAGACCTTGGTACACTAATGATGACTTCTCCTCTCCTCATTATTAGATTGGAAATGCCTTTGAACTGGCCATTTGGCGAGATTGCTTGTCTCTACTTGTACCCTGTTGCGGAGATTTTCTACGGTTCATCCGTGTGGTGCATAGCGGTTATCGCAATTGAACGCTATCGGAAAATATCTCCAGTTGAGATTTATCGTCGAAACAGAACGCCGATAAAGATAGCAAAACGTATTGCCGCTCTTGTGTGGGTGATATCATTTTTAACATTATGCTTTCCACTCTACTTCGTGGTTGATTATCAAGCCCTTTCGAATAGAAGTCAGTTTTGCGGTCCGATAAGATGGACACATTTCTTAGAGACAGTATATATAATCTGTCTTATTCTGCTGACCTATGTCATACCTCTCGCTATTATGTCATTTACCTACATCGAGATATCTCGCGTGTTGAGGCAGAGCATTAATATGACCAGACCGTTGAAACAGGCACACCACTTGGCCAAGTTACAGAGCGACAAACGCAATTACCAGGTCAATCTAAACAGCGTTCGTCTGAGACAAAACATTCGAGCGAAGAAAATTCTGAGTCCACTTGTTGTGATATTCGCGGTgacaatgcttcctttaaacgtCTTTCGTCTGACCATGGTTTTTTGGCCAGGATTCTCTGGGCAAGAATACTTTGCACATTTACTACATGCGGTGGTAGTTTCCACGATAATTAACTCGGCGGCAAATCCTGTGATCTATTCTGTAGTTAGCAGAAACTTTGGAAAGAGGATGCTAAATCATGTACTTTGCAGAAACTGTTCATTTGCCTAG